The Actinocatenispora sera genome has a window encoding:
- a CDS encoding AAA family ATPase — translation MRKALAEVSVSRETDPLDGPGGAAERARPRSTGTVYGTPRRPESYDEGAALDETPAARGSGTAAVPAPLAGERTSAVPTQPSGAVSRETDLDDDDLPLAMEARRAVQILNPSGAALIPRPAHRRIMCIANQKGGVGKTTTAVNIAVALALHGSRVMVIDLDPQGNASTGLSVEHHAGLNSIYDCLTDGLPLAEAAQTVEGIPNLLCVPATIDLAGAEIEMVSVVARESRLKRAIAAYQEPLDYVFIDCPPSLGLLTVNALVAAEEVLIPIQCEYYALEGLGQLLRNVELVKAHLNPSVWISTILLTMYDGRTKLADQVAQEVREHFGDVVLDAVIPRSVRVSEAPGYGQSVLTYDPGSRGSTSYFDAAKQLAERGAAAGGKA, via the coding sequence ATCCGGAAGGCGCTGGCCGAGGTCTCCGTTTCACGTGAAACCGACCCGCTCGACGGGCCTGGCGGAGCCGCTGAACGAGCTCGGCCCCGCTCCACCGGCACGGTGTACGGCACGCCGCGCCGTCCGGAGTCGTACGACGAGGGGGCGGCGCTCGACGAGACCCCCGCCGCCCGCGGGAGCGGTACGGCCGCGGTGCCGGCGCCGCTGGCGGGTGAGCGCACGAGCGCGGTGCCGACGCAGCCGTCCGGCGCGGTTTCACGTGAAACCGACCTCGACGACGACGATCTCCCGCTCGCCATGGAGGCGCGGCGGGCGGTGCAGATCCTCAACCCGTCCGGCGCGGCGCTGATCCCGCGTCCGGCACACCGGCGCATCATGTGCATCGCCAACCAGAAGGGCGGCGTCGGCAAGACGACGACAGCGGTCAACATCGCGGTCGCGCTTGCACTGCACGGCAGCCGAGTGATGGTGATCGATCTCGACCCGCAGGGCAACGCGTCGACGGGCCTCAGCGTCGAGCACCACGCCGGACTCAACAGCATCTACGACTGCCTCACCGACGGGCTGCCGCTGGCCGAGGCGGCGCAGACGGTGGAGGGCATCCCGAACCTGCTCTGCGTGCCGGCCACCATCGACCTGGCCGGCGCGGAGATCGAGATGGTCTCGGTGGTCGCCCGCGAGTCCCGGCTCAAGCGCGCCATCGCGGCCTACCAGGAACCGCTCGACTACGTCTTCATCGACTGCCCTCCGTCGCTCGGCCTGCTGACGGTGAACGCGCTCGTCGCGGCCGAGGAGGTGCTGATCCCGATCCAGTGCGAGTACTACGCGCTGGAGGGGCTGGGGCAGCTGCTGCGCAACGTGGAGCTGGTGAAGGCGCATCTGAACCCCTCGGTGTGGATCTCCACGATCCTGCTGACGATGTACGACGGCCGCACCAAGCTTGCCGACCAGGTCGCGCAGGAGGTACGGGAGCACTTCGGTGACGTGGTGCTCGACGCCGTGATCCCGCGCAGTGTCAGGGTCTCCGAGGCTCCCGGGTACGGGCAGTCGGTGTTGACCTACGACCCCGGATCACGCGGTTCGACCAGTTACTTCGACGCCGCCAAGCAGCTCGCGGAGCGCGGAGCGGCCGCGGGAGGGAAGGCATGA
- a CDS encoding methyltransferase domain-containing protein, with the protein MERPDELVEVQEGLESWAVVRAYRKVMRELTGTAGVLDLGAGPGGETTFVGVDNSVAMARRATARGRRMVVGDAAALPFADGAFTAVRADRVFQHLADPARALAEAVRVTEPYGRVVVADPDQSTLTIDAGGCPLATAVTDFRRAHVRNADFAGRAGAVFEAAGLTEVDVRRWRLVLTDPARAFGITTWGELMVSDGLFDRRQWRAWQAALAGGEFRYELDYVVTAGRRAA; encoded by the coding sequence GTGGAGCGACCCGATGAACTGGTGGAGGTGCAGGAGGGGCTGGAGTCCTGGGCGGTGGTGCGGGCCTACCGGAAGGTGATGCGGGAGCTGACGGGAACGGCCGGGGTGCTCGATCTGGGGGCCGGGCCGGGCGGCGAGACGACGTTCGTCGGGGTGGACAACTCGGTGGCGATGGCACGGCGAGCGACGGCGCGCGGGCGCCGGATGGTGGTCGGGGACGCGGCGGCGCTGCCGTTCGCGGACGGCGCGTTCACCGCGGTACGGGCGGACCGCGTGTTCCAGCACCTGGCCGATCCGGCCCGGGCGCTCGCCGAGGCGGTACGGGTGACCGAGCCGTACGGGCGGGTGGTGGTCGCGGATCCGGACCAGTCGACGTTGACGATCGACGCCGGTGGGTGCCCGCTCGCGACCGCCGTGACGGACTTTCGACGCGCCCACGTCCGCAACGCGGATTTCGCCGGGCGCGCGGGCGCGGTGTTCGAGGCGGCCGGGCTGACCGAGGTCGACGTACGGCGATGGCGTTTGGTCCTCACCGACCCGGCCCGCGCGTTCGGGATCACCACGTGGGGCGAGCTGATGGTCTCCGACGGGCTGTTCGACCGGCGGCAGTGGCGGGCGTGGCAGGCCGCGCTCGCCGGCGGCGAGTTCCGGTACGAGCTCGACTACGTGGTCACCGCGGGGCGCCGCGCGGCGTGA
- a CDS encoding GNAT family N-acetyltransferase, with the protein MSRRLVNLTLDTLEDLPGRCRGCVFWELDPVAADRAARAGDAELSKEAWASQTLLEWGSCGKLIYVDEAPAGYVLFAPPAYVPRSVAFPTSPVSPDAVLLMAAYVVPDFAGGGLGRMLVQGVARDLTRRGIKAIEAFGRERPAAVADRTAEHGAESPGERRCVVPADFFRSVGFKTVRPHARFPRLRMDLRTALSWKSDVEAALDKLLGSMRPEALLHPALPH; encoded by the coding sequence GTGTCTCGACGGTTGGTGAATCTCACCCTCGACACCCTGGAAGACCTCCCCGGCCGCTGCCGCGGCTGCGTGTTCTGGGAGCTCGACCCGGTCGCCGCGGACCGCGCCGCGCGCGCCGGCGACGCGGAGCTGTCCAAGGAGGCCTGGGCGTCCCAGACGCTGCTGGAGTGGGGCTCCTGCGGCAAGTTGATCTACGTCGACGAGGCGCCGGCCGGGTACGTCCTGTTCGCACCGCCGGCGTACGTGCCGCGTTCGGTCGCGTTCCCGACCAGCCCGGTGAGCCCGGACGCGGTGCTGCTGATGGCCGCGTACGTGGTGCCCGACTTCGCCGGCGGCGGCCTCGGCCGGATGCTCGTGCAGGGGGTGGCCCGCGACCTGACCCGGCGCGGCATCAAGGCGATCGAGGCGTTCGGCCGGGAGCGGCCGGCCGCCGTCGCGGACCGTACCGCCGAGCACGGGGCCGAATCGCCGGGCGAGCGCCGCTGCGTCGTACCGGCCGACTTCTTCCGTTCGGTCGGGTTCAAGACGGTCCGGCCGCATGCCCGCTTCCCGCGGCTGCGGATGGACCTGCGGACCGCGCTGTCCTGGAAGAGTGACGTCGAGGCGGCGCTGGACAAGCTGCTCGGCTCGATGCGCCCGGAGGCGCTGCTGCACCCCGCCCTGCCGCACTGA
- a CDS encoding PLP-dependent aminotransferase family protein, producing MSGTTLDDYTDLYAQRVHGMKASEIRALFSVANRPEVVSLAGGSPFTAALPLDAIGDMVAELIRREGAPALNYTGGQGELALREQICAVMAEEGIDASGGASPDDVVVTTGSQQALDLVSRVFLDPGDVVLAEAPSYVGALGVFQAAQADVVHVPMDHDGLVPAALEQAIAAVAASGRRAKFLYTVPAFHNPAGVTLAEQRREQILEICQRHRLLVLEDNPYGLLGFEQDPPAPLRARAREGVLYLGTFSKTFAAGVRLGWILAPHAVREKLVMASEAAILCPATFNQRIVARYFATMPWRDQLKVFQELYRERRDATLSTLDEAMPAGVSWTRPAGGFYIWVTLPESLDSKAMMPRAITARVAYVPGTGFYADGSGARHMRLSYCFPPPDRLREGVRRLGRVIEEELTLRSTFGATGSAGAPRRVTGDVPPGIA from the coding sequence GTGTCCGGCACGACACTCGACGACTACACCGATCTGTACGCGCAGCGGGTGCACGGGATGAAGGCATCCGAGATCCGCGCGCTGTTCTCCGTCGCGAACCGGCCCGAGGTCGTCTCGCTGGCCGGTGGCTCCCCGTTCACTGCCGCCCTGCCGCTGGATGCGATCGGCGACATGGTCGCCGAACTGATCCGCCGCGAGGGTGCACCCGCCCTCAACTACACCGGCGGCCAGGGCGAACTGGCGCTGCGCGAGCAGATCTGCGCGGTGATGGCCGAGGAGGGCATCGACGCCTCCGGCGGCGCCTCGCCCGACGACGTGGTCGTCACCACCGGCTCGCAGCAGGCGCTCGACCTGGTCTCCCGGGTGTTCCTCGACCCCGGCGACGTGGTGCTCGCCGAGGCACCCAGCTACGTCGGCGCGCTCGGCGTGTTCCAGGCCGCGCAGGCCGACGTGGTGCACGTACCGATGGACCACGACGGGCTCGTCCCGGCCGCGCTGGAACAGGCCATCGCCGCCGTTGCGGCGTCCGGCCGGCGGGCCAAGTTCCTCTACACGGTGCCGGCGTTCCACAACCCGGCCGGCGTGACACTGGCCGAACAGCGGCGCGAGCAGATCCTGGAGATCTGCCAGCGGCACCGGCTGCTCGTACTGGAAGACAACCCGTACGGGCTGCTCGGGTTCGAGCAGGACCCGCCGGCGCCGCTGCGCGCCCGCGCCCGGGAGGGCGTGCTCTACCTCGGGACGTTCTCCAAGACGTTCGCGGCCGGGGTGCGGCTCGGATGGATCCTCGCGCCCCATGCAGTGCGGGAGAAGCTGGTGATGGCGTCCGAGGCGGCGATCCTCTGCCCGGCCACGTTCAACCAGCGGATCGTGGCCCGCTACTTCGCCACCATGCCGTGGCGCGACCAGCTGAAGGTCTTCCAGGAGCTGTACCGGGAACGGCGGGACGCCACACTGTCCACTTTGGACGAGGCGATGCCCGCCGGGGTCAGCTGGACCAGGCCGGCCGGCGGCTTCTACATCTGGGTCACGCTGCCCGAGTCGCTGGACTCGAAGGCAATGATGCCCCGCGCCATCACCGCCCGGGTCGCGTACGTGCCGGGTACCGGCTTCTACGCCGACGGGTCCGGCGCGCGGCACATGCGGTTGTCGTACTGTTTCCCGCCACCGGACCGGTTGCGCGAGGGCGTGCGCCGGCTCGGCCGGGTGATCGAGGAGGAACTGACGTTGCGCTCTACGTTCGGAGCCACCGGCAGCGCCGGCGCACCGCGACGGGTCACCGGCGACGTACCGCCGGGGATCGCGTGA
- a CDS encoding alpha/beta hydrolase: MPMTSWWVPVGVLLGTAGVVGGLVLLRRRRGWPRRRSPAVAVLVVGLLAAMLTGLNSYAGYVTTPSAIPHVLGFTHPPRVHGDRDLPAGHGSTVVSVRLGSPRLSVPTQTMDVYLPPGYRSDSRRYPVLYLYGGWPGRSNDWLIAGRLPAVLDELITRGRVRPMIVVLPDTTLGGLHDTECLDAVSGPRLGSFLAGTGANDTVPGYLDRHFRTIADRHGRAFAGMSSGGFCALNLGLHHTGEIGSIAALEPYPTAGAGPESAELKGRPDLVRRNRILDYLPTMRFAAPVPVFLDWPRRASARERRDNERLVAALRARGQHVTTRTEDSAHTWHLAQLAAPAMLEFVSAHLAPPGTVTPRGAPR, encoded by the coding sequence ATGCCGATGACGTCGTGGTGGGTGCCGGTCGGTGTGTTGCTGGGTACCGCCGGGGTCGTCGGTGGGTTGGTTCTGCTGCGGCGCCGACGTGGCTGGCCGCGGCGCCGCAGCCCGGCCGTCGCGGTGCTGGTCGTCGGGCTACTCGCCGCGATGCTGACCGGACTCAACAGCTACGCCGGGTACGTGACCACACCGAGCGCGATTCCCCACGTACTCGGCTTCACCCATCCGCCGCGGGTGCACGGCGACCGGGACCTGCCGGCGGGCCACGGCTCGACGGTGGTGTCGGTCCGGCTCGGCTCGCCGCGGCTGTCGGTGCCGACCCAGACGATGGACGTCTACCTCCCGCCCGGCTACCGAAGCGACTCCCGCCGGTACCCGGTGCTCTACCTGTACGGCGGGTGGCCCGGGCGGAGCAACGACTGGCTGATCGCCGGACGGCTGCCGGCGGTGCTCGACGAGCTGATCACGCGCGGCCGGGTTCGGCCGATGATCGTGGTGCTGCCGGACACGACGCTCGGCGGGCTGCACGACACCGAATGCCTCGACGCGGTGTCCGGTCCGAGGCTCGGGTCGTTCCTCGCCGGCACCGGCGCGAACGACACCGTGCCCGGCTACCTGGACCGGCACTTCCGTACCATCGCCGACCGGCACGGGCGCGCTTTCGCGGGCATGTCGTCCGGCGGCTTCTGCGCGCTCAACCTCGGGCTGCACCACACCGGCGAGATCGGCTCGATCGCGGCCCTGGAGCCGTACCCCACGGCCGGCGCCGGACCGGAGTCGGCCGAGCTGAAGGGACGGCCGGATCTGGTGCGGCGCAACCGGATCCTCGACTACCTGCCCACCATGCGGTTCGCCGCGCCGGTACCGGTGTTTCTCGACTGGCCGCGGCGCGCGTCGGCGCGGGAACGCCGGGACAACGAGCGGCTGGTGGCGGCGCTGCGGGCCCGCGGCCAGCACGTCACCACCCGTACCGAGGACTCGGCCCACACGTGGCACCTGGCGCAGCTCGCTGCGCCGGCGATGCTCGAGTTCGTGTCCGCGCACCTCGCGCCGCCCGGCACGGTCACGCCGCGCGGCGCCCCGCGGTGA
- the trxA gene encoding thioredoxin → MSKAVTDASFDADVLKADKPVLVDFWAEWCGPCKKVSPVLEELGQQYADQVEIVKLNIDDNPNTARTYGVMSIPTLTVFKDGEPVQSVIGAQPKSALAKFIESSL, encoded by the coding sequence ATGAGCAAGGCCGTCACCGACGCGAGCTTCGACGCCGACGTACTGAAGGCGGACAAGCCGGTTCTGGTCGACTTCTGGGCCGAGTGGTGCGGGCCGTGCAAGAAGGTCTCCCCGGTGCTCGAGGAGCTCGGCCAGCAGTACGCGGACCAGGTCGAGATCGTGAAGCTCAACATCGACGACAACCCGAACACCGCGCGCACCTACGGTGTGATGTCGATCCCGACCCTGACCGTGTTCAAGGACGGTGAGCCGGTCCAGTCGGTGATCGGCGCGCAGCCGAAGAGCGCGCTGGCGAAGTTCATCGAGTCCAGCCTGTAA
- a CDS encoding GNAT family N-acetyltransferase, whose translation MLDTEIRSRPARLDDLPRLTEIYNHYVLATPITFDVEPVTVAGRRDWFDAHAPSGRYRLLVAEQDGVVLGYASSGRFRTKPAYETSVEFSVYLAPERTGNGVGSLLYRRLLDELAGADVHRAYAGVCLPNEASQRLHRRFGFQPIGVYREVGRKFGRYWDVQWFEREVDAA comes from the coding sequence ATGCTCGATACCGAGATCCGATCGCGGCCGGCACGGCTGGACGACCTGCCGCGGCTGACCGAGATCTACAACCACTACGTGCTGGCGACGCCGATCACGTTCGACGTGGAGCCGGTGACGGTCGCGGGCCGCCGGGACTGGTTCGACGCGCATGCGCCGAGCGGGCGGTACCGGCTGCTGGTGGCCGAGCAGGACGGCGTGGTGCTGGGCTACGCGTCCAGTGGCCGGTTCCGGACCAAACCGGCGTACGAAACGTCGGTCGAGTTCAGCGTGTACCTGGCACCGGAACGCACCGGCAACGGCGTCGGCTCGCTGCTGTACCGCCGGCTGCTCGACGAGCTCGCCGGGGCCGACGTGCATCGCGCGTACGCCGGGGTGTGCCTGCCGAACGAGGCATCGCAGCGGTTGCATCGCAGGTTCGGGTTCCAGCCGATCGGGGTCTACCGGGAGGTCGGTCGGAAGTTCGGACGGTACTGGGACGTGCAGTGGTTCGAGCGGGAGGTCGACGCGGCCTGA
- a CDS encoding D-alanine--D-alanine ligase family protein — translation MTAEAPPRVLVLAGGLSYERDVSLRSGRRVVDALTAAGLDVEMRDVDVTLLPYLSAERPDVVLPAVHGSPGEDGSLPGVLDVVGVPYVGSTARAARLAWDKAITKSILSDAGIATPPGITLPHSTFSELGAQTLLDHIVARLGLPLVVKPVHGGSGLGVAAVRSADALPAAMVGAFSYAPTVLIERYVPGVDVAVSVLDEGDGPRALPAVEIEPPDGNYDYAARYTAGITTWHCPARLPEKVLDEVAEIAVRVHTALGLRDLSRIDLIVGPDGDIQVLEANTAPGMTETSLLPMAVEAAGRRLGSVLHNLVARASGRGAESSG, via the coding sequence GTGACCGCCGAGGCCCCGCCGCGGGTGCTCGTGCTCGCCGGCGGACTCTCCTACGAGCGGGACGTGTCGCTGCGCTCCGGCCGCCGCGTCGTCGACGCGCTCACCGCCGCCGGCCTGGACGTCGAGATGCGCGACGTCGACGTGACGCTGCTGCCCTACCTGTCGGCGGAGCGACCGGACGTGGTGTTGCCCGCCGTACACGGTAGCCCCGGCGAGGACGGTTCGCTGCCCGGCGTGCTCGACGTGGTCGGCGTGCCGTACGTCGGGTCCACCGCCCGCGCGGCCCGGCTCGCCTGGGACAAGGCCATCACCAAGTCGATCCTCTCCGACGCCGGCATCGCCACCCCGCCGGGGATCACACTGCCGCACTCCACCTTCTCCGAGCTCGGCGCGCAGACCCTGCTCGACCACATCGTCGCCCGGCTCGGCCTGCCGCTCGTGGTCAAGCCGGTACACGGCGGGTCCGGTCTCGGCGTCGCCGCGGTCCGTTCCGCCGATGCGCTGCCCGCCGCCATGGTCGGCGCCTTCTCCTACGCGCCGACCGTACTGATCGAGCGGTACGTGCCCGGCGTCGACGTCGCGGTCAGCGTGCTCGACGAGGGCGACGGGCCGCGCGCGCTGCCGGCCGTCGAGATCGAGCCGCCGGACGGCAACTACGACTACGCCGCCCGCTACACCGCGGGAATCACCACCTGGCACTGCCCGGCCCGGCTGCCGGAGAAGGTACTCGACGAGGTCGCCGAGATCGCCGTACGGGTGCACACCGCGCTCGGGCTGCGTGACTTGTCCCGCATCGACCTGATCGTCGGTCCGGATGGGGACATCCAGGTACTGGAGGCGAACACGGCGCCGGGGATGACCGAGACGTCGTTGTTGCCCATGGCGGTGGAGGCGGCGGGGCGGCGGCTCGGCTCCGTACTGCACAATCTCGTCGCGCGGGCGAGCGGGCGGGGCGCTGAGTCTTCGGGGTGA
- the rsmG gene encoding 16S rRNA (guanine(527)-N(7))-methyltransferase RsmG, with protein MAESTDPIPGAGALPPALAETARQVFGARLPLAERYAELLATEGTVRGLVGPREAPRLWDRHLLNCAVLAELLPVGSVVADVGSGAGLPGIVLGVARPDLSIVLIESLARRTAFLDEVVDELQLSRVTVVRGRAEELAGRIAQPDVVTARAVASLDRLVRWCLPLLPTGGRLLAVKGASAGDEVAEHAAQIRRAGGDEPRVLQCGVGLVEPATTVVEVVRLSGANGKRKRGRADT; from the coding sequence ATGGCTGAATCCACCGATCCGATCCCCGGCGCAGGCGCGCTGCCGCCGGCGCTGGCCGAGACCGCGCGACAGGTCTTCGGGGCGCGGCTGCCGCTGGCCGAGCGGTACGCGGAACTGCTCGCCACCGAGGGCACCGTCCGCGGCCTGGTGGGGCCGCGGGAGGCACCCCGGTTGTGGGACCGGCATCTGCTCAACTGCGCGGTACTGGCGGAGCTGCTCCCGGTCGGGTCGGTTGTGGCGGATGTCGGATCCGGCGCGGGTCTGCCCGGTATCGTGCTCGGAGTGGCCCGCCCCGATCTGTCGATCGTGTTGATCGAGTCGCTGGCGCGGCGAACCGCCTTCCTGGACGAGGTCGTCGACGAGCTGCAGCTGTCGCGGGTCACCGTCGTGCGTGGTCGCGCCGAGGAGCTGGCCGGCCGCATCGCCCAGCCGGACGTGGTGACGGCGCGCGCGGTCGCGTCGTTGGATCGGTTGGTGCGGTGGTGTTTGCCGCTGCTACCGACCGGCGGCCGGCTCCTTGCGGTGAAGGGCGCGTCGGCCGGCGACGAGGTTGCTGAGCATGCGGCGCAGATCCGTCGGGCGGGCGGGGACGAGCCGCGGGTGCTGCAGTGCGGAGTGGGTCTGGTGGAACCGGCTACCACGGTGGTCGAGGTGGTCCGGCTCAGCGGGGCGAACGGGAAGAGGAAACGGGGGCGGGCCGACACATGA
- the trxB gene encoding thioredoxin-disulfide reductase gives MADVRNLIIIGSGPAGYTAAVYAARANLNPLVIEGAQSGGALMTTTEVENFPGFPDGIDGPDLMDNMRKQAERFGAELLTDDVTRVELAGDVKRVWVGDTEYQAKAVILATGSAWRPLNVPGEQRLLGHGVSSCATCDGFFFRNQHIAVVGGGDSAMEEATFLTKFAETVTIIHRRDEFRASPIMAERALKNEKIKVIWDSVVTEVVGTDQVEGVKLRNAKTGEESSLDVTGLFIAIGHDPRSELFTGQVAIDDEGYVRAESPTSRTDVTGVFACGDLVDHSYRQAITAAGTGCVAALDAERYLASVE, from the coding sequence GTGGCAGACGTCCGAAACCTGATCATCATCGGGTCCGGGCCGGCGGGTTACACCGCCGCGGTGTATGCGGCTCGGGCGAACCTGAACCCGCTGGTCATCGAGGGCGCGCAGTCGGGTGGTGCGCTGATGACCACCACCGAGGTGGAGAACTTCCCCGGTTTCCCGGACGGCATCGACGGCCCCGATCTGATGGACAACATGCGCAAGCAGGCCGAGCGGTTCGGTGCCGAGCTGCTGACCGACGACGTGACCCGGGTCGAGCTGGCCGGCGACGTCAAGCGGGTCTGGGTGGGCGACACCGAGTACCAGGCGAAGGCGGTCATCCTGGCCACCGGTTCGGCCTGGCGCCCGCTGAACGTGCCGGGCGAGCAGCGGCTGCTCGGCCACGGCGTCTCGTCCTGCGCGACCTGTGACGGGTTCTTCTTCCGCAACCAGCACATCGCGGTGGTGGGCGGCGGCGACTCGGCGATGGAGGAGGCGACGTTCCTCACCAAGTTCGCCGAGACCGTGACGATCATCCACCGCCGGGACGAGTTCCGGGCCAGCCCGATCATGGCCGAGCGGGCGCTGAAGAACGAGAAGATCAAGGTGATCTGGGACTCGGTGGTCACCGAGGTAGTCGGCACCGACCAGGTCGAGGGCGTCAAGCTGCGCAACGCGAAGACCGGCGAGGAGTCCAGCCTGGACGTCACCGGGCTGTTCATCGCGATCGGCCACGACCCGCGCAGCGAGCTGTTCACCGGACAGGTCGCCATCGACGACGAGGGGTACGTGCGGGCCGAGTCGCCGACCAGCCGCACCGACGTGACCGGCGTGTTCGCCTGCGGCGACCTGGTCGACCACTCGTACCGGCAGGCCATCACCGCGGCGGGCACCGGTTGTGTCGCCGCACTGGACGCCGAGCGTTACCTCGCGTCCGTCGAGTGA
- a CDS encoding N-acetylmuramoyl-L-alanine amidase, with protein sequence MRPIRPGDRGPAAAEIRTVLVRLGLLPEDTGDDRYDPTAERAIRAFQQSRGLIADGVVDDQTWHALDGARWQLGDRPLFAARPEPLTGDDVRALQERLLEMGYDVGRADAVFGDRTAHALGKFQREVGLTSDGSFGPATMAALRRLGRKVTGGRPQLLRESALLHHAGPALVGKRIVIDPGHGGDDTGVTVPDGMLRWTEADIVYDLASRLEGRLAAAGVQVHLTRNRDTWFPERERARFANDLGADLLISLHCDGHPNPAAQGVAAYHFGGPVGVTSTVGEQLAGLVEREVAARTGMLDCGAHAKGWDLLRLTRMPAVRVEVGYLTSPDDRAKLIDPVFRDRAVEAMVAAIQRMYLTKDSDFPTGTFDVSSLRTALAAR encoded by the coding sequence ATGCGTCCGATCCGACCGGGTGACCGCGGTCCGGCGGCAGCTGAGATCCGCACCGTCCTCGTCCGGCTCGGCCTGCTTCCCGAAGACACCGGTGACGATCGATACGACCCCACCGCCGAGCGCGCGATCCGCGCGTTCCAGCAGTCCCGCGGACTGATCGCGGACGGCGTGGTCGACGACCAGACCTGGCACGCGCTGGACGGTGCCCGCTGGCAACTCGGCGACCGCCCGCTGTTCGCCGCCCGCCCCGAACCGCTCACCGGCGACGACGTCCGCGCACTGCAGGAGCGACTGCTCGAGATGGGGTACGACGTGGGCCGCGCCGACGCGGTCTTCGGCGACCGCACCGCGCACGCGCTCGGCAAGTTCCAGCGCGAGGTGGGGCTGACCTCCGACGGCTCGTTCGGCCCGGCGACCATGGCGGCGCTGCGCCGGCTCGGCCGCAAGGTCACCGGCGGCCGCCCGCAACTGCTCCGCGAGTCCGCCCTGCTGCACCACGCCGGGCCCGCCCTGGTCGGCAAGCGGATCGTCATCGATCCCGGCCACGGCGGCGATGACACCGGTGTCACGGTTCCGGACGGGATGCTCCGGTGGACCGAGGCCGACATCGTGTACGACCTGGCCTCCCGGCTGGAGGGCCGGCTCGCCGCGGCCGGCGTCCAGGTGCACCTGACCCGCAACCGGGACACCTGGTTCCCCGAGCGGGAGCGCGCCCGGTTCGCCAACGATCTCGGCGCCGACCTGCTCATCTCGTTGCACTGCGACGGCCACCCGAACCCCGCCGCGCAGGGCGTTGCCGCGTACCACTTCGGCGGACCGGTCGGGGTGACCTCGACGGTCGGCGAGCAGCTTGCCGGGCTGGTCGAGCGGGAGGTCGCCGCGCGGACCGGGATGCTCGACTGCGGCGCGCACGCCAAGGGCTGGGACCTGCTCCGGCTGACCCGGATGCCCGCGGTGCGGGTCGAGGTCGGCTACCTCACCTCGCCGGACGACCGGGCCAAGCTGATCGACCCGGTGTTCCGGGACCGGGCGGTGGAGGCGATGGTGGCCGCCATCCAGCGGATGTACCTGACCAAGGACTCCGACTTCCCGACCGGCACCTTCGACGTCAGCTCGCTGCGCACCGCCCTCGCCGCCCGCTGA
- a CDS encoding ParB/RepB/Spo0J family partition protein: MKNRRGGLGRGLGALIPTGLTDASTATQEPPVSAPPSPSPAMSPAPMQAAPVEDGPVGGVRQDAAADLAPVPGARFREVPVAAIEPNSKQPRQVFDEEALEELRTSIEQVGFLQPIVVRELESGRYELVMGERRWRAAQSLGRENIPAIVRDTPDDDMLRDALLENVHRANLNPLEEAAAYQQLLEEFGATHEELAKRIGRSRPQISNTIRLLNLPPAVQRRVAAGVLSAGHARALLAMDDADRQDEVAKRIVAEGLSVRATEEIVALTATTPAGKRKESSADKKSTAHAPAVTELADRLSDKFDTRVKVDLGRRKGRIVVEFATVDDLERIVGIMGINGRTND; this comes from the coding sequence ATGAAGAATCGCCGGGGTGGCCTCGGGCGTGGGCTTGGCGCGCTCATCCCCACCGGTCTGACCGACGCGTCCACTGCGACGCAGGAGCCGCCGGTGTCCGCTCCCCCGTCGCCATCGCCCGCGATGTCGCCGGCGCCGATGCAGGCCGCCCCGGTCGAGGACGGGCCGGTCGGTGGAGTCCGCCAGGACGCCGCCGCAGATCTCGCGCCGGTACCGGGTGCGCGGTTCCGGGAGGTCCCGGTCGCCGCGATCGAGCCGAACTCGAAGCAGCCGCGGCAGGTCTTCGATGAGGAGGCACTCGAGGAGCTGCGCACCTCGATCGAGCAGGTCGGCTTCCTGCAGCCGATCGTGGTCCGCGAGCTCGAGTCGGGTCGGTACGAGTTGGTGATGGGTGAGCGGCGCTGGCGGGCTGCCCAGTCGCTCGGCCGGGAGAACATTCCCGCGATCGTGCGGGACACCCCGGACGACGACATGCTCCGCGACGCGCTGCTGGAGAACGTCCATCGAGCCAACCTGAACCCGCTGGAGGAGGCGGCCGCGTACCAGCAGCTGCTGGAGGAGTTCGGCGCCACGCACGAGGAGCTGGCGAAGCGGATCGGCCGCAGCCGCCCGCAGATCTCCAACACGATTCGACTGCTGAACCTGCCCCCCGCGGTACAGCGTCGGGTGGCGGCTGGGGTGCTCTCCGCCGGCCACGCGCGGGCGCTGCTCGCCATGGACGACGCCGACCGCCAGGACGAGGTCGCCAAGCGCATCGTGGCCGAGGGCCTGTCGGTGCGGGCGACGGAGGAGATCGTGGCGCTGACCGCCACGACGCCGGCCGGGAAGCGCAAGGAGTCGTCGGCGGACAAGAAGTCGACCGCGCACGCCCCCGCCGTGACAGAGCTGGCCGATCGGCTCTCCGACAAGTTCGACACCCGGGTGAAGGTGGACCTGGGCCGGCGCAAGGGCCGGATCGTCGTCGAGTTCGCGACCGTGGACGACCTCGAACGGATCGTCGGGATCATGGGTATCAACGGCCGGACGAACGACTGA